Within Bradymonas sediminis, the genomic segment CGCTTCAGCTGCCCTCCCCTGCAAAGGGAGTCGAGGCCCAGGCCGCAATTTGGGCGGATGACCTCGGGCTGGAACGCCTCTCTGTGTCGAATTGGAGCGGCGACGCGTTTCAGGTTGCCGGGCAAATCCCCAACTCCGAGGAGGCCCGCGAGCTCCTGCTGAGCCTGTGGCCGGCCTCCGCGCATCTCGAGTCCGAGACATGCGCGGATACGTTGGTGCTCGACTTAGAGATGAACTTTATGCTCACAATTGGGGCCGCCACACCGGCCTCCGTCTGGCCCTATGCCGACGGCTCTTTGGCGGCGCTGACGCCGATTTTCGGCCTCCCCGCGGAGCATAGCGACCCACAGATCGCCGAGGCCGCCGCGCCCGACGCCCGCCGATGGCTTCTGCGCGCGCATACCCTCGTCTATGGTCACTCCGATCCGAGCGACCCACGCTATGGCAATGGCGGATTGCTCGGCTACGACCTCGGCGCGACCATCATTGTCCCCGCGGCCTTCGGCGAAGACCCGGCGATTCAAGATTTCGCCCAAAAGCTCGACCAGACGCGCGTCGAGCTCGCCCCGGCCTTCGACCCGACAAAGCCCGGCGACGCCTATCAGGGGAGCAGCCACGTCCTGCGCAATACCGACTGCGCCCAATTGTCAGCCCTGGCCGAGCGCCGGATTCCCGCCGCGATTATCACGCAGAGCGCGCCGGATGAAGCCGCCAAACGCCCGGTCCACCAGGGCCCGGCAAATTGGCCGCTGGTGGTCCTACCCGAGGGGTTTGACGGGCGCCTCCAATCCCTTCGCCTCAAGGGATTCGACCCAAGCGCGCTCGGCCCGTTGCTCGAAGCCCACCAAACCCGCGTCTTCTCGGCCCCCTTCGTCGCCACGCGAAACCCGCTGATCGGAGCGGCCCATGAAAGCCTGCTTCACCCCGAGCGCGGTGGCCATTGGACCGTGAGCACCCGACTGGGCGGCGTGATGGCGAACCTTGAATTATGGCGAGAAGAATCGCCTATAATGGTGTCGAGCGTGGCCGAGATGGCCCAGCATCGCGCGTCCATTCAACAGGTTAAGACCTGGTGGCGAGGGCCCCAGCAACTTCAGATTCTAAACCCGATGGAATCGACCATTCAGGGCTTTACGCTGGCGATTGAGGGAGAATGGGAAGCGAGCGCCAAGGGCAGCGAGGGTCGCCTGAGCCGGCGCGTGATCACCGGGGGCAAAGGTCGATTGAACCAGCCGACGACCTTAATTTGGTGGGATCTAAAACCGGGCTTAGAGCAAATCGACATCAACCCGAGCATCACGGCGGCGCGCGCGCAGGCGAAACCTGGCGCGCCCGCCACGGTGAGGTGGGAAATCACGGCGCCCTGACTCAGCGAGGGCGCCTCCGGGTCCCGATCGATTAGTGGTCGTGATGGTCACAATCATCGGTGTGAACATGACCGTGGGCGAGCTCGTCCGGGTCGGCCTCTCGCACTTCTACGACCTCGCCGCGGTACCCGATCTTCTTGCCGGCCAGAGGCGCATTCCCGTCGATAAGAACTTCCTTCTCACCCACTTCTTTAATTCGAAAGAGCTGCCCCTCATCGTCGTCCTCAGCCTCCTGAGGCACGAGCTCGATAATCATATCGACCTCAAGCTCAAAATCATCCGGGAACTCATCACGACTCACCGTCTGAGCAAGCTTCGGATTATACTCGCCGTAGGCATCTTCGGGTTCGAACTCGACATCAAAGGTGTCCCCGACAGCGCAGCCCTCAAGGACCCGCTCCATGCCCGGGATGATATTCTCAAAGCCGTGCAGGTAATAAAAGATATCGTCCTCATCCCGCCGATGAAGTTCTTCATCGGTATTCACATCGCGAAGAATATAACGCAGTCCGACCACACGATTCGCTGCAACTTTCATGGTAACTCTCATCTATATTGTTTGAACGGCCGCTTCGTACGCCCGCTTGATTATAGGGCTTCGACGAGCGCGCGCACGCGCTCTGCTTCGTATCTTGAACGCGCGTCACATCGCGCCGACTCCAGACTTGCTAATTGCTGGCGAGCCTCTTCGAGATGACCGTCTCTATAGAGCAGTTCGGCGCGAATTGACAACACCTCACCTTCAACTTGAGGTAAGAGATTTAGCAACGCCTCTTGAATGGAATCGAGCACCTCCAGATGTACAGCGAGATCGGCGTCATCCTTATTCCCGATTTTACCCGCGGAGCCGACGGTCGGGTCGAAGCGAAGCGCCCCCAGGACCTCAACCCATTGGGTACGCGGGAGGCTCTTGCCCTTCCAATTTGCTCGACCGAGCGCGGTCTCGAATGCGCCACGGTCGCCCTCACGAAGCGCCAACTCGGCGCGACACGCCTCGAGCTCACGCCGCGCCGATGCGGGTCGAAGTTGGCCCGCGACTTCGTCGAACGCCCGGTGGCATCGCACCAGGTTCTCCTCGCGAAGCGCGACCTCCATGCGCCAGCGCGCCAACTCCAGGCGCGCCCTCCCGCGCTTTGGCGGGGAGTCCGCCTTCGCCAACAGTTCGCGCGCGCGCTCGTAATCACCGCGCCACACGAACGCCCGCGCCAGCGCGATTCGGTTGCCGAGCGCCTCCCCGCGACTGCGCATCAAGGAGTGGGTCAGGCGCGGCTCGCAATAGGCGATGGCCTCCTCGACTTTGCCACGGCGCAAAAACCATAGCCCCAACTGGGCGCGCAAAAAGAGATAGCTCAACAGGAGCACGTAGGGGATGGCGACCAGGAAGACGGCGCGGGGCACAAAAAACTCGGCCCACTCCTCCCAGCCGGGCTGAAACGCGAGGAACGCCCCGGCCAAGAACGCCAACGAGACCGCCAACCCCAGCGAGCCGAGAAATGATATAAATAGTGGGTATAGACGTGTGGACATTTGAACCAATATCAGCGGGAGCGATGAGCCAGGCAACGCAATGAATCGATGCGGAATATATCGAGTTTAGCCCGGCGGGTGAAGGCTGCTACCGGCCTGCAAACACACCCCCTGTGATACCGCACGGGTGGAGCAGAAGGCGTGCTTATGGGTTGATCTCGCGCGAACACCGGCGTAGGAGTAATGCCACGTTTCTATCCTGGCCCAAAGCCCCGAGCGCGAGAATATTATGTCTGATCAACCCGGAAAGACTCTCGACGATTTGATCGTTCGTTTTGAAGATATCGAGGCGGCTCGAAATCGCATCGCCGGATCGATTGATATTACGCCTTGTTATAAGAGCGAGAACCTCAGCCAACGCAGCTCGAGCAAGGTCTACCTTAAGCTCGACAATCTCCAGCGCACCGGGAGTTTTAAGGAGCGCGGGGCGGCGAATATGCTGATGTCGCTCTCGCAGAGCGAGCGGGAGCGCGGCGTCATCGCCTCGTCGGCGGGGAATCACGCCCAGGCGATCGCCTTGCACGGGACCAAGCTCGGCATCGACACAAAGATCGTCATGCCGGAGGGCACGCCCCTGGTGAAGGTCAGCCGCACGCGGGCGTTTGGTGGGAAGGTCGTGCTTCACGGCGCCAATTACGATGAGGCCTACCTTAAGGCGACCGAAATCGCGGCCGAGGAAGACCGCTGCTTCGTACACGCCTTCGACGACCCGGCGATCATCGCCGGCCAGGGAACACTCGGCCTGGAGTTGCTGGAGCAGAATCCCTATATCGAAGTTGTGGTGGTGCCGGTCGGCGGTGGCGGCCTGATCTCAGGTGTCGCGGCAGCGCTCAAAGAAACCAACCCGCGCATCCGCGTCATCGGCGTCGAACCCGATGTCCTGCCATCGATGCGCGACGCCATCGCCGCAGACGGCCCGGTCGAAGTCCCGGCCGCCCAGACGCTCGCCGACGGCATCGCGGTGCGCAAGGTGGGCCGCTATACCCACGCCAACGCCGCGCGCTATGTCGACGAGATCGTCAGCGTGAGCGAGGAAGAGATCGC encodes:
- a CDS encoding FKBP-type peptidyl-prolyl cis-trans isomerase, whose translation is MKVAANRVVGLRYILRDVNTDEELHRRDEDDIFYYLHGFENIIPGMERVLEGCAVGDTFDVEFEPEDAYGEYNPKLAQTVSRDEFPDDFELEVDMIIELVPQEAEDDDEGQLFRIKEVGEKEVLIDGNAPLAGKKIGYRGEVVEVREADPDELAHGHVHTDDCDHHDH
- a CDS encoding tetratricopeptide repeat protein, whose translation is MSTRLYPLFISFLGSLGLAVSLAFLAGAFLAFQPGWEEWAEFFVPRAVFLVAIPYVLLLSYLFLRAQLGLWFLRRGKVEEAIAYCEPRLTHSLMRSRGEALGNRIALARAFVWRGDYERARELLAKADSPPKRGRARLELARWRMEVALREENLVRCHRAFDEVAGQLRPASARRELEACRAELALREGDRGAFETALGRANWKGKSLPRTQWVEVLGALRFDPTVGSAGKIGNKDDADLAVHLEVLDSIQEALLNLLPQVEGEVLSIRAELLYRDGHLEEARQQLASLESARCDARSRYEAERVRALVEAL
- the ilvA gene encoding threonine ammonia-lyase produces the protein MVRFEDIEAARNRIAGSIDITPCYKSENLSQRSSSKVYLKLDNLQRTGSFKERGAANMLMSLSQSERERGVIASSAGNHAQAIALHGTKLGIDTKIVMPEGTPLVKVSRTRAFGGKVVLHGANYDEAYLKATEIAAEEDRCFVHAFDDPAIIAGQGTLGLELLEQNPYIEVVVVPVGGGGLISGVAAALKETNPRIRVIGVEPDVLPSMRDAIAADGPVEVPAAQTLADGIAVRKVGRYTHANAARYVDEIVSVSEEEIANAILVCLEEEKFMVEGAGAAAVAALLAGKLPNIAGRRVCLVISGGNIDVNVISRIIERGLVAAGRLVQLKLRMEDVPGRLADLLALLAKSRANVLQVSHNRTFMEASPLGKTDVELTLETRGPEHIAEIRALLDKKGYVSLSHLNLRGV